The Porphyrobacter sp. HT-58-2 genome has a window encoding:
- a CDS encoding M20/M25/M40 family metallo-hydrolase codes for MMAQHWLAVAAAALAWSAPAIADNPDSQSRETAIAQQLPDAMRAQLDLEYDRVIAELVRITETPAPPFKEAERAALFAAMLRDAGLDDVTIDAEGNVLGLRPGREEGPVFVVSAHLDTVFPEGTPITVRREGERLYAPGIGDDSLGLASILAWVRVLDAAQVRTRHPVLFVGTVGEEGPGDLRGVRHLFTQGAYKGRIGAFLSIDNTSAGRIVHAAVGSRRYRLAFRGPGGHSYGAFGIVNPMAAMAEAVRGLYAVQVPSEPRTTYAASVVSGGTSVNSIPAEILLEIDLRSRDPEALAQLETQMLAAARTAVDQENAARSTRTGAITLDAQMTGDRPAGMTPEDHPLVTRAVAAAQAFGFKTRLDASSTDANIPMSLGIPALTIGSGAGGGRTHSVDEYLNIDRERFVAGLSVGLAVIMAQAEGQAAQ; via the coding sequence ATGATGGCGCAACACTGGCTCGCTGTGGCGGCAGCCGCACTGGCATGGAGCGCACCTGCGATTGCCGACAACCCGGACAGCCAGAGCCGCGAAACTGCCATCGCGCAGCAACTGCCCGATGCGATGCGCGCACAGCTGGACCTGGAATATGACCGGGTGATCGCGGAGCTGGTCCGGATCACCGAAACCCCGGCCCCGCCGTTCAAGGAGGCCGAACGCGCCGCCCTGTTCGCCGCGATGCTGCGCGACGCGGGTCTTGACGATGTCACCATCGATGCAGAAGGCAATGTGCTGGGCTTGCGTCCCGGGCGCGAAGAAGGGCCGGTCTTCGTCGTCTCTGCCCACCTTGACACGGTGTTCCCCGAGGGCACGCCGATCACTGTGCGCCGTGAGGGTGAGCGTCTGTATGCTCCGGGGATCGGGGATGACAGCCTGGGACTTGCCTCGATCCTTGCGTGGGTGAGGGTGCTGGACGCCGCGCAGGTCAGGACCCGGCATCCGGTGCTGTTTGTCGGCACGGTCGGTGAAGAAGGGCCGGGCGATCTGCGCGGCGTACGGCACCTGTTCACGCAAGGCGCATACAAGGGACGGATTGGCGCGTTCCTTTCGATCGACAACACCAGCGCTGGCCGGATTGTCCATGCAGCGGTCGGATCACGTCGCTATCGGCTCGCCTTCCGCGGGCCGGGTGGCCACAGCTATGGCGCCTTCGGCATCGTCAATCCGATGGCCGCAATGGCGGAGGCAGTGCGCGGGCTTTACGCCGTGCAAGTCCCCAGCGAACCGCGCACCACCTATGCGGCCAGCGTCGTCAGCGGCGGCACATCGGTGAATTCGATTCCGGCGGAAATCCTGCTCGAAATCGACCTGCGCTCGCGGGATCCCGAAGCGCTGGCGCAGCTTGAAACACAGATGCTGGCCGCAGCCCGCACCGCTGTCGATCAGGAGAATGCGGCACGTTCGACCAGGACAGGCGCGATAACGCTCGATGCACAGATGACAGGAGACCGGCCTGCCGGGATGACCCCGGAAGATCACCCGCTTGTGACCCGCGCAGTGGCTGCGGCGCAGGCCTTTGGTTTCAAGACGCGGCTTGATGCATCCTCGACCGACGCCAATATTCCGATGAGCCTCGGCATCCCGGCCCTGACCATCGGTTCGGGCGCGGGAGGCGGGCGCACCCACAGCGTCGACGAATATCTCAACATCGACCGGGAGCGCTTCGTAGCGGGACTTTCGGTCGGACTGGCCGTAATCATGGCGCAAGCCGAAGGGCAAGCAGCGCAGTGA
- a CDS encoding Na+/H+ antiporter subunit G, with protein sequence MIGDVSFAELLVSLLIVVGGVFALVGSWGLVRLPSLMERLHGPTKATTLGLGALLVGSVAWFQLELGVWTTHELLISVFLFVTAPISANMIAKVHLHRMRLGEAGETISPAGAPLPPPAPDGEWATYEAPHEGTPGDFIGD encoded by the coding sequence ATGATTGGAGATGTGTCCTTTGCCGAACTGCTTGTCAGTCTGTTGATCGTGGTGGGCGGCGTGTTTGCGCTGGTCGGCAGCTGGGGACTGGTGCGCCTGCCTTCGCTGATGGAGCGCCTTCACGGCCCGACCAAGGCGACCACGCTGGGCCTAGGCGCGCTGCTGGTCGGTTCGGTTGCCTGGTTCCAGCTTGAACTGGGGGTGTGGACCACCCATGAGCTGCTTATTTCGGTGTTTCTGTTCGTCACCGCCCCTATCTCAGCCAACATGATCGCCAAGGTTCACCTGCATCGCATGCGGTTGGGCGAGGCGGGCGAGACGATCAGCCCGGCAGGTGCGCCCTTGCCACCACCTGCGCCGGATGGCGAATGGGCGACGTACGAAGCCCCGCATGAAGGCACGCCAGGGGATTTTATCGGCGACTGA
- a CDS encoding K+/H+ antiporter subunit F, giving the protein MIEYAVTFGFVALGVALAMNLWRLFKGPGVGDRILALDTMVINVIGLIVLTGIDDASGTSFEAALLLAMVGFVGTVAYAKFLLRGDIIE; this is encoded by the coding sequence ATGATAGAATATGCGGTGACCTTCGGTTTTGTGGCGCTTGGCGTGGCGCTGGCGATGAACTTGTGGCGGTTGTTCAAGGGGCCGGGTGTGGGCGACCGCATCCTCGCCCTCGACACGATGGTGATCAATGTCATTGGGTTGATCGTTCTGACGGGCATTGACGATGCCAGCGGTACTTCGTTCGAGGCGGCATTGCTGCTGGCGATGGTCGGATTTGTCGGAACCGTAGCCTATGCCAAGTTCCTGTTGCGGGGAGACATCATCGAATGA
- a CDS encoding Na+/H+ antiporter subunit E, with amino-acid sequence MSRLLPHPGLSILLVAMWVVMVNDVSFGALFLGLVFGFLVPLFTAPWWPGRPQVRYFPAFGYLGIVLWDIIVANFQVAAIILFKPNHALRPAWLAIPLDLTTPEAITVFAGTISLTPGTVSADVSACGKYLLVHALHAPDPAAEIGKVKARYEARLKEIFA; translated from the coding sequence ATGAGTCGTCTGTTGCCGCATCCCGGTCTTTCCATCCTGCTGGTGGCCATGTGGGTGGTGATGGTCAACGACGTCAGCTTTGGCGCGCTGTTCCTTGGGTTGGTGTTCGGTTTTCTCGTGCCGCTGTTCACTGCGCCGTGGTGGCCGGGGCGACCGCAGGTGCGTTATTTTCCTGCCTTCGGCTATCTGGGTATCGTGCTGTGGGACATCATCGTCGCGAATTTCCAGGTTGCGGCGATCATCCTGTTCAAGCCTAATCACGCCTTGCGCCCCGCCTGGCTGGCAATCCCGCTAGATCTGACCACGCCCGAGGCGATTACCGTGTTCGCCGGCACGATCAGTCTTACGCCCGGCACGGTTTCCGCAGATGTCTCCGCCTGCGGTAAGTATCTTCTCGTTCATGCGCTCCACGCACCCGATCCGGCGGCCGAGATCGGCAAGGTCAAGGCACGCTACGAAGCCCGGCTGAAGGAGATTTTCGCATGA
- a CDS encoding monovalent cation/H+ antiporter subunit D: protein MSLATHLPILPVVIPALAAPFALLVMRRRRRLGIAIAIVSCLALLATALTILAQVADGTVLAYAVGAWPAPFGIALVADRLAAMMLVLTSLLALIALIHAVVTRADRKGWHFHPLFQFQLMGLNGAFLTGDLFNLFVFFEVLLIASYGLMLHGQGPARLKAGLQYVVVNLVGSSVFLIALGMLYALTGTLNMADMGLRVAAVAPADQGMLRIAGLLLVSVFALKAAVAPLHLWLPRTYAVSTPAVAALFAIMTKVGVYSLIRVVPQVFGEGAGAAAWVPAPWLFPAAMVSAVIGFAGVFVARSMSEQASYAVIGSTGTLLIAVAGWREDSLGAALFYLVHSTIAAAALFLVADVTARRRGAFADSASPGPAFVGRGGIALMFMAAAIAASGLPPLSGFIGKLMILKSVAPLPHWGWAWGVILVTTLIGVIGFARVGSAVFWKTGEACDAPLIPALRRDLAAPALALALLAALSIAAGRVSAYAEAAAAQVLDPAQAAAAVLTEAAP from the coding sequence ATGAGCCTCGCCACGCATCTGCCGATCTTGCCGGTCGTGATCCCCGCGCTGGCGGCACCTTTCGCGCTCTTGGTGATGCGGCGGCGGCGGCGATTGGGCATCGCGATTGCGATAGTGTCCTGCCTCGCATTGCTGGCGACGGCTCTGACAATCTTGGCACAAGTCGCGGACGGGACGGTTCTTGCCTATGCCGTCGGGGCATGGCCTGCGCCGTTTGGTATCGCGTTGGTTGCCGATCGCCTCGCAGCGATGATGCTGGTGCTGACATCGCTGCTGGCACTGATTGCGCTGATACATGCTGTTGTCACCCGCGCTGATCGCAAGGGCTGGCACTTCCACCCGTTGTTCCAGTTCCAGTTGATGGGACTGAACGGCGCCTTCCTGACCGGAGACCTGTTCAATCTTTTTGTGTTTTTCGAAGTGCTGCTGATAGCTTCCTATGGCCTGATGCTGCACGGTCAGGGGCCGGCGCGGCTGAAGGCCGGGTTGCAATATGTCGTGGTCAATCTGGTCGGCTCGTCGGTGTTTCTGATCGCACTGGGGATGCTCTACGCGCTCACAGGTACGCTCAACATGGCCGACATGGGGCTGAGGGTGGCAGCAGTTGCGCCTGCGGATCAGGGGATGCTGCGGATTGCTGGGCTGCTGCTGGTGAGCGTGTTTGCCTTGAAAGCAGCCGTCGCGCCGCTCCACCTGTGGCTGCCGCGTACCTATGCGGTGTCCACACCGGCGGTTGCGGCGCTGTTCGCAATCATGACCAAAGTCGGAGTTTATTCCTTGATCCGGGTTGTGCCGCAGGTGTTCGGCGAGGGTGCCGGTGCGGCGGCGTGGGTTCCTGCGCCATGGCTGTTTCCGGCGGCAATGGTGAGCGCCGTGATCGGCTTTGCGGGCGTGTTCGTGGCCCGCAGCATGTCGGAACAGGCGTCTTATGCCGTGATCGGTTCGACGGGAACGCTTCTGATTGCGGTGGCTGGTTGGCGTGAGGACAGCCTTGGTGCGGCGCTCTTCTACCTTGTCCACTCGACCATCGCGGCCGCAGCGCTGTTCCTGGTTGCAGATGTGACGGCGCGGCGCCGCGGTGCCTTTGCCGACAGCGCGAGCCCCGGCCCCGCCTTTGTCGGACGCGGCGGCATCGCGCTGATGTTCATGGCTGCCGCAATCGCCGCAAGTGGTTTGCCGCCACTGTCGGGCTTCATTGGCAAGCTGATGATCCTTAAATCGGTGGCACCTTTGCCCCATTGGGGCTGGGCCTGGGGCGTGATCCTCGTCACCACGCTGATCGGCGTGATCGGCTTTGCCCGGGTCGGCAGCGCCGTGTTCTGGAAGACTGGCGAAGCCTGCGACGCGCCGCTCATCCCGGCCCTTCGCCGCGATCTGGCTGCCCCTGCCCTTGCTCTGGCATTGCTGGCGGCGCTTTCTATCGCCGCTGGCCGGGTGAGCGCCTATGCCGAGGCCGCTGCTGCGCAGGTTCTTGATCCCGCACAAGCTGCCGCCGCCGTGTTGACGGAGGCCGCGCCATGA
- a CDS encoding Na+/H+ antiporter subunit C, with amino-acid sequence MTYEFLVASAIGVLVAGGIFLALRARTFQVVLGLTLVSYAVNLFLFASGRLTIGKPPIWEKAVSDYADPLPQALVLTAIVITFGMTAFVVILALRSFLESGSDHVDGDTVPCDTQDGASDVTSHAVETGEDAA; translated from the coding sequence ATGACCTACGAATTCCTGGTGGCAAGCGCCATTGGCGTGCTGGTGGCAGGCGGGATATTCCTCGCCCTGCGCGCGCGCACATTTCAGGTGGTGCTGGGCCTGACCCTGGTCTCCTATGCGGTGAACCTGTTCCTGTTCGCGTCGGGCAGGCTCACGATCGGCAAGCCGCCGATCTGGGAAAAGGCCGTGAGCGACTATGCCGATCCCCTGCCCCAGGCGCTGGTGCTGACCGCGATCGTCATCACCTTCGGCATGACCGCCTTTGTCGTGATCCTTGCCCTGCGCAGCTTCCTTGAAAGCGGCAGCGATCATGTCGATGGCGATACGGTGCCTTGCGACACACAGGACGGGGCGTCTGATGTCACCTCCCATGCGGTCGAGACGGGGGAGGACGCGGCATGA
- a CDS encoding monovalent cation/H+ antiporter subunit A: protein MADALTLLLLIALPFLAALMIGLLHGAGRGVHSAIAGGASAGGLILLAGLAAPVIGGAVPSATWAWVPALGLDLALMVDPLGWMFAGLILGIGFLVVIFAHFYLYKGEDTGRFFASLMLFQGAMLGIVIAGNVLLLLVFWEMTSLASFLLIGFWQHKPEARQGARMALAVTGGGGLALIGGMILLGLAAGSFDLATILSRGEDVQASPLYPAILGLVLLGCFTKSAQFPFHFWLPHAMAAPTPVSAYLHSATMVKAGVFLLARLWPVLAGTEAYTLIVTSVGLTTMIIGAVVALFRHDLKSILAYSTISQLGMLVMLLGFSLEAAALAAVLHILNHAAFKAALFMSAGIVEHESGTRDIRRLGGLAKAMPITALIATLAAASMAGLPPLGGFISKELMLYETPKLALFGLPWLLPVLATIGATFSVGYSLRLAIHLFFGKPREPEPFARAHDPSAGMWGAPALLTVLAVLLGLIPMALAAPLVGAVTGVVTGAGVPAFELALWHGINLALILSLAAVAGGVLLLWQHKPLLAAWERAGLPDAKRMFEAALAFADTWVRKAVVATHTPSLQNMLFAAFAVIVLLVIDGAVAGGGMFTGSRAGLPAPPPAVIAWALLIAATAAVVNDARNRFRVLIYISVIGLIISLAFARFSAPDLALTQISVEVVTILLLLLALNLLPKAPPLLSSAPRKWRDGALAVTGGVLVGGIAWAMLTRDPGATIAAYHLANAKPGGGGTNVVNVILVDFRAFDTLGEIIVLGIAGLGIFALLDTAAVGAAGARLRAWREDTAHSPERHPMMLVAASRIILPLTLTVGIFLFLRGHNQPGGGFIAALVVAIAFLVQYLAAGYDWSNARKRFGEHKLIAWGVLAAMATGLGAMVLGQPFLKSWFDYFSLPLIGKFELASAMLFDVGVFLTVFGAVMLALAQLSHVAQRAARAHAAKVAAERGEGGAP, encoded by the coding sequence ATGGCTGATGCCTTGACGCTCTTGTTGCTGATCGCGCTGCCCTTTCTTGCCGCGCTGATGATCGGCCTCTTGCACGGCGCCGGACGCGGTGTGCATTCCGCCATAGCAGGCGGAGCGAGCGCGGGTGGGCTCATTTTGCTTGCGGGACTTGCCGCGCCTGTAATCGGCGGCGCGGTGCCCTCGGCGACGTGGGCTTGGGTGCCTGCGCTGGGTCTTGATCTTGCGCTGATGGTCGACCCGTTGGGTTGGATGTTTGCCGGGCTGATCCTCGGGATCGGTTTCTTGGTGGTGATCTTTGCCCATTTCTATCTCTACAAGGGTGAGGATACCGGGCGCTTCTTCGCCAGCCTGATGCTGTTTCAGGGCGCGATGCTCGGGATCGTGATCGCCGGCAACGTGTTGCTGCTGCTGGTGTTCTGGGAGATGACCAGCCTCGCATCCTTCCTGCTAATCGGGTTCTGGCAGCACAAGCCTGAGGCACGGCAGGGCGCGCGCATGGCGCTGGCGGTGACAGGCGGTGGCGGGCTGGCGCTGATCGGGGGCATGATCCTGCTGGGTCTTGCTGCGGGCTCTTTCGATCTGGCCACGATCCTGTCACGCGGCGAGGATGTGCAGGCATCGCCGCTCTATCCGGCGATCCTCGGTCTTGTCCTGCTTGGCTGCTTCACCAAGTCGGCGCAGTTCCCGTTTCACTTCTGGTTGCCTCACGCGATGGCCGCGCCGACCCCGGTGAGCGCCTATCTCCATTCAGCGACGATGGTGAAGGCGGGCGTGTTTCTGCTCGCACGGTTGTGGCCTGTGCTGGCGGGGACGGAGGCCTACACGCTGATCGTGACGAGCGTCGGGCTGACCACCATGATCATCGGCGCCGTGGTGGCGCTGTTCCGACATGACCTGAAAAGCATCCTTGCCTATTCCACCATCTCGCAGCTGGGGATGCTCGTGATGCTGCTCGGCTTCAGCCTTGAAGCTGCGGCGTTGGCGGCGGTGCTGCATATCTTGAACCACGCTGCGTTCAAGGCTGCCTTGTTCATGAGTGCAGGCATCGTCGAGCATGAGAGTGGCACGCGCGACATACGCCGCCTTGGCGGGCTGGCGAAGGCCATGCCGATCACCGCATTGATCGCCACGCTTGCCGCCGCATCGATGGCGGGCCTGCCGCCGCTGGGCGGGTTCATCTCGAAGGAGCTGATGCTCTACGAAACACCCAAGCTGGCGTTGTTTGGCCTGCCCTGGCTGCTACCGGTTCTGGCGACGATCGGCGCAACCTTTTCGGTCGGCTATTCGCTGCGGCTGGCGATCCACCTGTTCTTCGGCAAGCCGCGCGAGCCGGAGCCGTTCGCCCGCGCGCATGATCCTTCGGCCGGAATGTGGGGCGCGCCGGCGCTGCTGACCGTGCTGGCGGTGCTGCTGGGCCTTATCCCGATGGCCCTTGCCGCGCCGCTGGTGGGAGCGGTGACAGGCGTGGTGACGGGCGCGGGCGTGCCCGCGTTCGAGCTTGCCTTGTGGCACGGGATCAATCTCGCGCTGATCCTCAGCCTTGCCGCTGTCGCGGGCGGGGTCTTGCTGCTGTGGCAACACAAGCCGCTGCTCGCCGCCTGGGAGCGCGCGGGGCTCCCCGATGCCAAGCGCATGTTCGAAGCCGCGCTGGCCTTTGCCGACACCTGGGTGCGCAAGGCGGTGGTCGCTACCCACACGCCCTCGCTCCAGAACATGCTGTTCGCGGCTTTTGCGGTGATCGTGCTGCTGGTGATCGATGGTGCTGTTGCAGGCGGAGGCATGTTCACCGGAAGCCGCGCAGGCCTGCCGGCGCCCCCACCGGCGGTCATTGCCTGGGCGCTGCTGATCGCGGCGACGGCGGCGGTGGTCAATGATGCGCGCAATCGCTTCCGGGTGCTGATCTACATCAGTGTTATCGGGCTCATCATAAGTCTCGCCTTTGCGCGCTTCTCTGCTCCCGATCTGGCGCTGACCCAGATTTCGGTCGAGGTGGTGACGATCCTGCTGCTGTTGCTGGCGCTCAATCTCTTGCCCAAGGCCCCGCCGTTGTTGTCCTCGGCCCCGCGCAAGTGGCGTGATGGTGCGCTTGCAGTCACCGGCGGTGTGCTGGTCGGCGGAATCGCCTGGGCGATGCTGACCCGTGATCCGGGCGCGACTATCGCCGCCTATCACCTTGCCAATGCTAAGCCCGGCGGCGGCGGCACCAACGTCGTCAATGTTATCCTCGTCGATTTCCGCGCCTTCGACACGCTGGGTGAGATCATCGTGCTGGGTATTGCCGGGCTCGGCATCTTTGCGCTGCTCGATACGGCTGCGGTGGGTGCGGCGGGCGCGCGGCTGAGGGCATGGCGTGAAGATACCGCCCACTCGCCGGAGCGGCATCCCATGATGCTGGTCGCCGCAAGCCGGATCATCCTGCCGCTGACGCTGACTGTCGGCATCTTCCTGTTCCTGCGCGGCCATAACCAGCCCGGCGGCGGGTTCATCGCGGCATTGGTGGTGGCGATTGCTTTCCTCGTGCAATATCTCGCCGCGGGCTATGACTGGTCAAACGCACGCAAGCGATTTGGCGAGCACAAGCTCATCGCATGGGGCGTGCTGGCGGCGATGGCGACCGGGCTTGGTGCGATGGTGCTGGGTCAGCCTTTCCTCAAGTCATGGTTCGACTATTTCAGCCTGCCGCTGATCGGCAAGTTCGAGCTTGCCAGCGCCATGCTGTTCGATGTCGGGGTGTTCCTGACCGTGTTCGGCGCGGTCATGCTGGCGCTGGCGCAATTGAGCCACGTCGCCCAGCGTGCGGCCCGCGCTCATGCTGCCAAGGTCGCCGCTGAGCGTGGGGAGGGCGGCGCGCCATGA
- the cysD gene encoding sulfate adenylyltransferase subunit CysD produces MRCLTHLERLEAESIHIFREVVAEAENPVMLYSVGKDSSVMLHLARKAFYPAPPPFPMLHVASGWDFADLLAHRDRTVREYGLKLIIAQNEEAEAQGINPFDTGSALYSQAQLTDPLKRALTAHGFDAAFGGGRRDEEKARAKERIFSFRNAAHRWDPKNQRPELWNLYNAKKAKGESIRVFPISNWTELDIWQYIALEKIDIVPLYFSKPRPTVERDGMILVVDDDRFRLEPGEEPVTRSVRFRTLGCYPLTGATLSDATEMNDIIQEMLLASGSERQGRAIDKGQSASMEDKKQEGYF; encoded by the coding sequence ATGCGTTGCCTGACTCATCTCGAACGGCTCGAAGCCGAAAGCATCCATATCTTCCGCGAAGTCGTCGCCGAGGCGGAAAACCCGGTCATGCTCTATTCGGTGGGCAAGGATTCCTCGGTGATGCTGCATCTGGCGCGGAAGGCCTTCTACCCCGCGCCGCCGCCCTTCCCGATGCTGCACGTGGCGAGCGGGTGGGACTTTGCCGACTTGCTGGCCCACCGCGACCGGACGGTGCGGGAATATGGGCTGAAGCTGATAATCGCTCAGAACGAGGAGGCCGAGGCGCAGGGCATCAACCCCTTCGACACCGGCAGCGCGCTCTATTCGCAGGCGCAGCTGACCGACCCGCTGAAGCGCGCGCTGACCGCCCACGGCTTTGACGCGGCCTTCGGCGGCGGGCGACGCGATGAGGAAAAGGCGCGCGCGAAAGAGCGCATCTTCAGCTTCCGCAACGCCGCCCATCGCTGGGACCCCAAGAACCAGCGCCCAGAGCTGTGGAACCTCTACAACGCGAAGAAGGCCAAGGGTGAGAGTATCCGCGTCTTCCCGATCTCGAACTGGACCGAGCTCGACATCTGGCAATACATCGCGCTCGAAAAGATCGACATCGTCCCGCTCTATTTCAGCAAGCCCCGCCCCACGGTGGAGCGCGACGGGATGATCCTTGTGGTCGATGACGACCGCTTCCGGCTCGAACCGGGCGAAGAGCCGGTCACCCGTTCGGTCCGCTTTCGCACTCTCGGCTGCTACCCGCTGACTGGCGCGACCCTCAGCGATGCGACCGAAATGAACGACATCATTCAGGAAATGCTGCTCGCCAGCGGCTCGGAACGTCAAGGCCGCGCGATTGACAAGGGGCAATCTGCGAGCATGGAAGACAAGAAGCAGGAGGGTTACTTCTGA
- the cysN gene encoding sulfate adenylyltransferase subunit CysN produces MNTPSSFQTDALIAEDIDAYLLSHQHKSLLRFITCGSVDDGKSTLIGRLLYDSKMIFEDQLAALESDSIKHGTQGQDIDFALLVDGLAAEREQGITIDVAYRFFTTEKRKFIVADTPGHEQYTRNMVTGASTADLAVILIDARKGVLQQTRRHSYLVHLLGIRHVVLAVNKMDLVGYDQAVFDRIVADYRAFASSIGIADFTAIPISGFKGDNITAASANTPWYAGPSLIHHLETVEVDAADAQAQPFRMPVQWVNRPNLDFRGFAGQIASGTVRPGDAVRIVPSGKTSTIKTITTFDGDLEEAVAGQSVTLTLADEVDCSRGDLIAAADDPPQASDQFRATFVWMDEEALKPGRGYWLKIGTQVVTATVQPPEYEIDVNSREHLAAKTLHLNSIGVAELATDRPIAFEPYDRSRQLGGFILIDKFTNATVAAGMITFSLRRADNIHWQPTAITRADHAAMKNQTPRVLWFTGLSGSGKSTIANAVEQQLFLMNRHTFLLDGDNVRHGLNRDLGFTEADRIENIRRVGEVARLMADAGLIVLTAFISPFRAEREMVRAMLPEGEFIEIFVDTPLAVAEARDVKGLYKKARSGQLKNFTGIDSPYEPPENPEIRVNTVDMTPEEAARHIIDRILPLK; encoded by the coding sequence ATGAACACCCCCTCCTCCTTTCAGACCGACGCCCTCATCGCAGAGGATATCGACGCCTATCTCTTGTCGCACCAACACAAGAGCCTGCTGCGCTTCATCACTTGCGGCAGCGTGGATGACGGCAAGTCGACCCTGATCGGGCGGCTGCTGTACGACTCCAAGATGATCTTCGAAGATCAGCTCGCCGCGCTGGAAAGCGACAGCATCAAGCACGGCACGCAGGGGCAGGACATCGACTTCGCCCTGCTGGTCGATGGTCTCGCCGCCGAGCGCGAACAGGGCATCACCATCGACGTCGCCTACCGGTTCTTCACCACCGAAAAGCGCAAGTTCATCGTCGCCGACACGCCGGGGCATGAGCAATACACCCGCAACATGGTGACCGGCGCTTCGACGGCTGACCTCGCCGTGATCCTGATCGATGCAAGGAAAGGCGTGCTGCAACAGACGCGGCGGCATTCCTATCTGGTTCACCTGCTCGGCATCCGCCATGTGGTGCTGGCGGTGAACAAGATGGATCTGGTCGGCTATGACCAAGCCGTGTTTGACCGCATCGTGGCCGATTACCGCGCCTTTGCCAGCAGCATCGGGATCGCGGATTTCACCGCCATCCCGATCTCGGGCTTCAAGGGTGACAATATCACCGCCGCTTCGGCCAATACCCCCTGGTATGCCGGGCCGTCGCTGATCCACCACCTCGAAACCGTCGAAGTCGACGCCGCCGACGCGCAAGCCCAGCCGTTCCGTATGCCGGTGCAATGGGTTAACCGGCCCAATCTCGACTTCCGGGGCTTCGCCGGACAGATCGCCAGCGGCACAGTGCGCCCCGGGGATGCGGTGCGGATCGTGCCTTCGGGCAAGACCAGCACAATTAAGACGATCACGACCTTCGATGGCGACCTTGAAGAAGCCGTCGCGGGCCAGTCGGTCACCCTGACCCTCGCCGACGAAGTCGATTGCTCGCGTGGCGATCTGATCGCGGCAGCGGACGACCCGCCGCAGGCCTCAGACCAGTTCCGCGCGACCTTCGTGTGGATGGACGAGGAAGCATTGAAGCCCGGGCGCGGATATTGGCTGAAAATCGGCACACAGGTCGTCACCGCTACTGTACAGCCGCCCGAATATGAGATCGACGTCAACAGCCGCGAGCATCTTGCCGCCAAAACGCTCCATCTCAACAGCATCGGGGTTGCCGAGCTCGCAACAGATCGCCCGATTGCCTTCGAGCCGTACGATAGGAGCCGTCAGCTCGGCGGGTTCATCCTAATCGACAAGTTCACCAACGCCACAGTGGCAGCAGGGATGATCACATTCAGCCTGCGCCGGGCGGACAACATCCACTGGCAGCCGACCGCGATCACTCGCGCGGATCATGCCGCGATGAAGAACCAGACTCCGCGTGTGCTGTGGTTCACCGGGCTTTCGGGCAGTGGCAAGTCGACTATCGCAAACGCGGTCGAACAGCAGCTATTCCTGATGAACCGCCACACCTTCCTGCTCGATGGCGACAATGTCCGCCACGGCCTCAACCGCGATCTCGGCTTTACCGAGGCCGACCGGATCGAAAATATTCGTCGCGTGGGCGAAGTCGCGAGGCTGATGGCGGATGCGGGGCTGATCGTGCTGACCGCCTTTATCTCGCCCTTCCGGGCCGAACGCGAGATGGTGCGCGCCATGCTTCCTGAAGGCGAGTTCATCGAGATTTTCGTCGACACCCCGCTCGCGGTGGCCGAAGCACGCGACGTGAAGGGTCTTTACAAGAAGGCCCGATCGGGTCAGCTCAAGAACTTCACTGGCATCGACAGCCCCTATGAGCCGCCCGAGAATCCTGAAATCCGCGTCAACACGGTCGACATGACCCCGGAGGAAGCGGCGCGCCACATCATCGACCGGATTCTTCCGCTCAAATGA